The following are encoded together in the Pedobacter steynii genome:
- a CDS encoding hybrid non-ribosomal peptide synthetase/type I polyketide synthase, translated as MAKSDVNGLEIAIIGYSGKFNNCVNAEEYWNKLFNGEETFHNYSNEELAESGIAEDIYNSSSYVKVKGVLQDKECFDPQFFGYTPAEANIMDPQIRIFHEIVWSGLEMAGCSPEKTNKRIGLYASASDNNLWQSIMSLSGNPDSGELETSYLSNKDHLCSLVSYKLNLKGPAIFTQTACSSSLVAVHQAVRALLTGDCEIAVAGGVSASLLDKGGYQYQENLIFSSDGHCRAFDSGADGTLKGEGGGVVILKKYKDAVKDGDTIHAIIKGTSVNNDGSDKIGFTAPGIQGQRRVIKSALQLAGVDPNSITYIETHGTATRLGDPIEFKALNDGYGQTGSHRSPIGSVKTNIGHLDSAAGIASLIKVILMMKYRKIPASLHFKSPNPEIDFENSSFYVNQELQDWESPYAKLRAGISSFGIGGTNCHIIVEEAVQISEASNNASSSCTINLSAKSSKKLHDAGLLLADHLRNHPSIRLSDLSYTLNCGRTDFNYRTSITASGTEEFVQKLSEKLVVSNIQEKSPGRPHCVFMFSGQGAQYVEMGRDLYEKYPFFRQQMDECFELIKRHHGILLKEEIYRNGNSAELKINDTLYTQLSLFTVSYAMAKFLIAIGIKPDALIGHSIGEYAGAVISEMISLDEAIQIIGKRALLMQNTERGEMYVVFTNEKELKDLLPPDLSIAAINGEEVVVISGNKISMSEFIETLNSKHIIAKKLNTSHAFHSSMMDEILEEYRLFLENYNFKRGKIPLISNISGKFLDTGRDATYWSKHLRDTVLFGDGLKTLIAAGNTHFVEVGPGNQLVKLVEQLMVTETVMPVNTLRTASQTVQDDDLLHQNIAKLWMNGWPVEWSRCYEGMAVKKIPLPIYAFERMRFPLQIDLQKLVGNLYFSYLTPAENSKNWLYESTWTKDESDIQILNPKSEKKNLMVFCDDKGVAELALEKSGIDFNALIKIRIGDRYEKINPLSYVVNCHNLDEYSRLVEDLKSDGYEKADVIHAFGLDDFPVSLDDGMFRGYLSLVFLIKSLSDHQLEHERNVMVLASEIVRINPDDQINPVKAMLLGALKIISVEHDNLNCKLIDFDKNDTPVSSMIREVWSKKDGQISVAYRKNSRFIPSIAAIKVNGAFKDPLKNQGCYLITGGLGGMGLSIAHDLALKEKAKLTLISRRDFPIESERKAWVDKYGKEDVISRIIYQIWDMERNGAEVLVICANVADKLQMQHAIRLAEGRFGKINGLIWSAGVIDYDGVIRRRTRDQFIDNIKLKVHGLLIAEQLLNFDELDFIVLFSSAGNLYYKEKFGQVAYNVANEFTDAFARSNDAKYRISVINWCDWKNAGMTVDGLKKRDAGITQEDINTFLKDGLTNEEGVKVFRHCLTNPESAYIISKKNLTGFYNQKNEEQTEKVEVVDLIENSFERPELITPFIAPSTKTEILLSNLCCTLFGLNRVGINDDFLELGGDSLKAVKYINQIKKELNVRISLGDFFSNPTILLLSKVINLKLDPGEISETDQQQADLSDNCLLLPAQNRIFILDRLNPLQTIHNQIFTFKTKPISKAKLNYAIGLLIEKHDVLRASFDLEGAYPSQSFGNHITAEIENYSILQEDELDAIMKQFERPFNLSVPPLFRIGYVTNTSGDDFLLVDIHHIISDGVSNKVFLTDLFCSLDGVKSTEKSSDFRSYIHQFYAAEMQEEIKAEEQHWLNKFKDYSQLNGLMLDHPRKANDQKTGKRHRFTIPADLSLLAINAAKNEGVTLFTYTLSALYVLLRKLTGESEVIIGTTHFGRDIIGFENTMGMFIETIPLRNTIDDEMVFQVFLNQIKNNTYEDFDNRKFPFEELIAKLELPKDRKRNPLFDVVFSSDNIGETVVEQPDHHTVLNYVEHGNVKVGFDLLFTFSLHQNELSFCFEYNSSLFEEQTISLYSAYYRHILHQILEKPNLQIKEVNLLLPNNEESYPDMVLRGKETVQTSASLIFSEFCKVAEEAKDNIAIHFDGRQMTYGQLIKEVNKLSDYLIDSCNIKEGDRVAIYLPKSAYLIIAILASIKSRAVFVPIDISLPEERVKYIMENSAASVALTLADYMFDLTYFQGTVFCMDIQLAELPVNDERVYQGELTDGAYILFTSGSTGYPKGVKVAQNSLANYISWANEFYFDQQQFDLPLFTSISFDFTLTSIFSPLLRGAAVYVFSDDHAVDDCLKKIFQSDIKAVKATPAHIDMLSSLNLTSTSLDIVILGGEELLPKQISFLKQLNRNIRIFNEYGPTEATVACTAILIEDENELITVGSPVDNTQIYILDEQYNLLPSNVPGEIFIAGGCLAEGYLNEENTRMSFIELPTDPKVRVYKSGDKGLLNSANRLVYMGRIVKNDQVKIRGYRIELKEIEKIFSEIENVDRAIALVKKLNNEDTLVAYYLAKERLDERKIKAVLTRYLPNQMIPGIIIWLKEFPININGKVDYNLFPDPVIKKSSSYIPPVYEIEIRLVEIWSDVLNIEKENIGVNDGFFAMGGNSLKVVLLSQKIEDAFGISIQVAELFDHDTINTFINKFLKDFNKNNATVNALDNLES; from the coding sequence ATGGCAAAGTCAGACGTTAATGGATTGGAAATTGCAATTATCGGGTATTCCGGAAAGTTTAATAATTGCGTGAATGCTGAAGAGTACTGGAATAAACTTTTCAATGGAGAAGAGACCTTTCATAACTATAGTAATGAAGAATTGGCCGAGTCTGGTATTGCTGAGGATATATATAATAGCTCCAGCTATGTTAAAGTAAAGGGAGTACTCCAAGATAAAGAATGTTTTGATCCTCAGTTTTTTGGATACACCCCTGCAGAAGCAAATATTATGGATCCCCAGATCCGGATATTTCATGAAATCGTATGGAGTGGGTTGGAAATGGCAGGTTGTAGTCCTGAAAAGACTAATAAAAGAATTGGTTTGTACGCCTCTGCAAGTGATAATAATTTATGGCAGTCTATCATGTCTTTAAGTGGAAACCCTGATTCAGGAGAACTGGAAACGTCTTATCTTTCAAATAAGGATCATTTATGTTCTTTGGTCTCCTATAAGTTAAATTTGAAAGGGCCGGCTATATTTACGCAGACCGCCTGTTCCTCGTCTTTAGTAGCCGTACATCAGGCAGTCAGAGCATTGTTGACTGGAGATTGTGAAATTGCTGTCGCTGGTGGAGTTTCAGCATCTCTGCTGGATAAGGGGGGATATCAGTATCAGGAAAATTTAATCTTTTCTTCCGACGGTCATTGCAGGGCATTTGACAGTGGGGCTGATGGAACCTTAAAAGGTGAAGGCGGAGGAGTGGTTATACTAAAAAAATATAAAGATGCCGTAAAAGATGGAGATACAATTCATGCTATCATCAAAGGAACCTCGGTTAATAATGATGGAAGCGATAAGATTGGATTCACTGCTCCCGGTATTCAGGGACAAAGAAGAGTCATCAAAAGTGCCCTGCAGCTTGCTGGTGTTGATCCAAACTCAATTACCTATATCGAAACCCATGGAACAGCGACAAGATTAGGTGATCCCATTGAGTTTAAAGCTTTGAATGATGGGTATGGTCAGACAGGAAGTCATCGCAGCCCGATAGGTTCTGTAAAAACCAATATCGGACATCTGGATAGTGCTGCCGGAATTGCTTCTTTAATTAAGGTGATCCTGATGATGAAGTACAGAAAAATTCCTGCGAGTTTACATTTCAAATCTCCGAATCCTGAAATTGATTTTGAAAATTCTTCTTTTTATGTTAACCAGGAATTGCAGGATTGGGAAAGCCCATATGCTAAACTCAGAGCTGGAATAAGCTCTTTTGGCATAGGGGGAACAAATTGCCACATTATCGTAGAAGAGGCGGTTCAGATATCTGAGGCAAGCAATAATGCATCAAGCTCTTGTACTATCAATTTATCTGCAAAATCTTCAAAAAAATTACATGATGCTGGGTTGCTTCTTGCCGATCATTTGAGAAATCATCCCAGTATTAGACTTTCGGATTTATCATATACACTTAATTGCGGAAGGACTGATTTTAACTACCGAACATCGATTACTGCTTCTGGTACGGAAGAATTTGTTCAAAAATTAAGTGAGAAACTAGTGGTTAGTAATATACAGGAAAAAAGCCCTGGAAGACCTCATTGTGTTTTTATGTTTAGCGGGCAGGGTGCTCAATATGTGGAGATGGGTAGGGATTTATATGAGAAATATCCATTTTTCCGCCAACAGATGGATGAATGTTTTGAATTGATAAAACGTCACCATGGAATTTTGCTAAAAGAGGAGATTTACAGAAATGGAAATAGTGCAGAACTAAAAATCAATGATACCTTATACACTCAGCTGAGTTTGTTTACGGTGAGTTATGCGATGGCAAAATTTCTGATAGCAATTGGGATTAAGCCGGATGCCCTAATAGGACACAGTATCGGCGAGTATGCCGGAGCAGTCATTTCGGAGATGATTAGTTTAGATGAAGCCATTCAAATTATAGGAAAACGAGCATTATTAATGCAAAATACCGAAAGGGGGGAGATGTATGTGGTATTTACCAATGAAAAAGAATTAAAAGATCTGCTTCCTCCGGATTTATCCATTGCAGCTATAAATGGAGAAGAGGTAGTCGTCATTTCTGGAAATAAGATTTCTATGAGCGAATTTATAGAAACCTTAAATTCAAAACATATCATCGCTAAAAAATTAAATACTTCTCATGCATTTCATTCCTCAATGATGGATGAAATCCTGGAGGAATACCGCTTATTTTTAGAAAACTATAATTTCAAAAGAGGGAAGATACCTTTGATTTCTAATATTTCGGGAAAATTTCTAGATACTGGCAGAGATGCCACCTATTGGAGCAAACATTTGCGTGATACTGTTCTTTTTGGTGATGGATTAAAAACGTTAATTGCCGCAGGTAATACTCATTTTGTTGAAGTTGGTCCCGGAAATCAGTTGGTTAAATTGGTTGAGCAGTTAATGGTAACAGAAACTGTTATGCCGGTTAATACGTTAAGAACCGCTTCTCAGACGGTACAGGATGACGATTTACTGCATCAAAATATAGCGAAGCTTTGGATGAATGGATGGCCTGTTGAGTGGTCTAGATGCTACGAAGGCATGGCCGTAAAAAAGATTCCATTGCCAATATACGCGTTTGAAAGAATGAGATTCCCCCTACAGATTGATCTGCAGAAATTAGTTGGGAATTTGTATTTCTCTTATTTAACGCCTGCAGAAAATAGTAAAAACTGGTTGTATGAATCAACCTGGACAAAAGATGAGTCTGATATACAGATTTTGAATCCAAAGTCAGAAAAGAAAAATCTGATGGTTTTTTGTGATGATAAGGGAGTTGCTGAACTTGCATTGGAAAAATCAGGTATTGACTTTAATGCTCTAATTAAGATTCGCATTGGAGATAGGTATGAAAAAATTAACCCTCTTTCTTATGTGGTCAATTGCCATAACCTGGATGAATATAGCCGGTTGGTTGAAGATCTAAAATCCGATGGTTATGAGAAAGCAGATGTTATTCACGCATTTGGATTGGACGACTTCCCGGTCTCTTTGGATGACGGGATGTTTCGGGGATATTTAAGTCTTGTTTTCCTAATTAAAAGCTTGTCCGATCATCAGCTTGAGCATGAAAGGAATGTGATGGTTTTGGCTAGCGAAATAGTTAGGATAAATCCGGATGATCAAATCAATCCAGTAAAGGCCATGCTACTTGGCGCGCTGAAAATTATTTCAGTGGAACACGATAACTTAAACTGTAAGCTCATTGATTTCGATAAGAATGATACTCCAGTTAGCTCAATGATTAGAGAAGTATGGTCAAAAAAAGATGGTCAAATTAGCGTTGCTTATCGCAAAAACTCAAGATTTATACCGTCCATTGCAGCAATAAAGGTAAATGGAGCATTTAAAGACCCACTAAAAAATCAAGGATGTTATTTGATTACCGGTGGTTTAGGAGGAATGGGTTTATCAATTGCTCATGACCTTGCTTTAAAAGAAAAAGCAAAACTTACGCTAATTTCCAGACGTGATTTTCCAATCGAAAGTGAAAGAAAAGCATGGGTAGATAAATACGGAAAAGAAGATGTCATCAGCAGAATTATTTATCAGATCTGGGATATGGAAAGGAATGGTGCTGAAGTTCTTGTAATTTGTGCTAATGTGGCTGACAAATTACAGATGCAGCATGCAATTCGTTTGGCTGAGGGGAGATTTGGAAAGATTAATGGTCTGATTTGGTCAGCTGGAGTGATAGATTACGATGGCGTTATACGGAGAAGAACCCGGGACCAATTTATTGATAATATAAAGTTGAAGGTTCATGGACTTTTGATTGCTGAACAATTGTTGAACTTTGATGAACTTGATTTTATTGTACTATTTTCTTCTGCGGGAAACTTGTATTATAAAGAGAAGTTTGGACAGGTTGCTTATAATGTTGCTAATGAGTTTACCGACGCTTTTGCAAGAAGTAATGATGCCAAATACAGGATATCGGTCATTAACTGGTGTGACTGGAAAAATGCGGGGATGACTGTCGATGGGCTTAAAAAGAGGGATGCGGGTATTACTCAGGAAGATATCAATACTTTTCTTAAAGATGGACTTACGAATGAAGAAGGTGTTAAGGTTTTCCGCCATTGCCTGACAAATCCTGAATCTGCCTACATCATTAGTAAAAAAAATCTCACCGGTTTTTATAACCAAAAAAATGAAGAACAAACTGAAAAAGTTGAGGTTGTCGATCTTATTGAAAATTCATTTGAAAGACCTGAACTCATTACACCGTTTATAGCGCCTTCTACAAAAACAGAAATCCTTTTATCAAACCTATGCTGTACTCTTTTCGGTTTGAATAGAGTGGGGATCAATGATGACTTTCTTGAATTAGGTGGTGATTCTTTAAAAGCAGTAAAATACATCAATCAAATAAAAAAGGAACTGAATGTAAGAATCTCTTTGGGAGACTTCTTTAGTAATCCAACAATCCTGCTGCTTTCAAAGGTGATTAATTTAAAACTTGATCCTGGAGAAATATCTGAAACAGATCAGCAACAAGCGGATTTATCTGATAATTGTCTCTTACTACCTGCTCAAAACAGGATATTCATTCTAGACAGATTGAATCCATTACAGACCATACACAATCAGATTTTTACTTTTAAAACCAAACCTATTTCTAAAGCAAAATTGAATTATGCCATTGGCTTACTGATTGAAAAACATGACGTTCTTCGCGCCTCTTTTGATTTGGAGGGAGCGTATCCAAGTCAATCTTTCGGGAATCATATCACAGCTGAAATAGAAAATTACTCTATTCTGCAGGAAGATGAACTTGATGCAATTATGAAGCAGTTTGAGCGTCCTTTCAATTTATCAGTGCCCCCTCTTTTCAGAATCGGATATGTTACAAATACTTCCGGAGATGATTTTTTGTTAGTTGATATTCATCATATTATATCAGATGGTGTCTCCAACAAAGTCTTTCTGACTGATTTATTCTGTTCTTTAGATGGTGTAAAATCAACGGAAAAAAGTAGCGACTTCAGATCTTATATTCATCAGTTTTATGCTGCTGAAATGCAGGAGGAAATAAAAGCCGAGGAACAGCATTGGTTAAATAAATTTAAAGATTATAGTCAACTCAATGGACTGATGCTCGATCATCCCCGAAAAGCAAATGATCAGAAGACAGGAAAAAGACACAGATTTACAATTCCTGCCGATCTATCACTGCTCGCCATCAACGCAGCTAAGAATGAAGGCGTAACTTTATTTACTTATACCTTGTCTGCTTTGTACGTATTGTTGAGGAAGCTGACCGGAGAGTCCGAAGTGATCATTGGTACCACTCATTTTGGCCGGGATATTATTGGATTTGAAAATACAATGGGGATGTTTATTGAAACTATCCCACTCAGAAATACGATTGATGATGAAATGGTATTCCAGGTCTTCCTGAATCAGATAAAAAATAATACTTATGAGGACTTTGACAACAGAAAGTTTCCATTTGAAGAGCTGATCGCCAAGCTAGAATTGCCAAAAGACAGAAAAAGAAATCCTCTTTTTGACGTCGTATTTTCTTCTGATAATATTGGAGAAACCGTGGTTGAGCAGCCTGATCATCACACCGTATTGAACTACGTTGAACATGGTAATGTCAAAGTAGGATTTGATTTATTATTCACTTTTAGTTTGCACCAAAACGAACTGAGTTTCTGTTTCGAATATAACTCAAGTTTGTTTGAAGAACAAACAATATCACTTTACAGCGCTTATTATAGGCATATTTTACATCAGATTTTAGAAAAACCCAATCTTCAGATTAAAGAGGTTAACCTATTGTTGCCCAACAATGAGGAAAGTTATCCTGATATGGTATTAAGAGGTAAAGAAACCGTTCAAACCAGCGCATCTCTTATTTTTTCTGAATTCTGTAAAGTTGCAGAGGAAGCAAAAGATAATATCGCTATTCACTTCGATGGAAGACAAATGACTTACGGCCAGTTAATCAAAGAAGTCAATAAGCTTTCTGATTATCTGATTGATAGTTGTAACATCAAAGAAGGAGATCGTGTTGCCATATATCTGCCTAAATCAGCTTACCTCATTATAGCAATCCTGGCTTCCATTAAAAGTCGGGCTGTCTTTGTTCCAATTGATATCTCCTTACCGGAGGAACGGGTAAAATATATAATGGAAAACTCAGCTGCAAGCGTTGCACTTACGTTGGCTGATTATATGTTTGACCTGACTTATTTCCAGGGGACTGTATTTTGCATGGATATTCAGTTAGCGGAATTACCGGTCAATGATGAACGTGTATATCAAGGAGAGTTAACCGATGGCGCTTATATTTTATTCACCTCAGGTTCAACTGGTTATCCAAAAGGCGTGAAGGTTGCTCAAAATAGTCTTGCTAATTATATCAGTTGGGCCAATGAGTTTTACTTTGATCAGCAGCAGTTTGACCTCCCTTTATTTACCTCAATTTCTTTTGATTTTACACTAACCAGTATTTTTTCTCCATTATTAAGGGGAGCTGCGGTGTATGTATTTAGTGATGACCACGCTGTTGACGATTGTTTGAAAAAGATATTTCAGTCCGATATAAAAGCTGTTAAGGCAACGCCTGCACACATCGATATGCTGAGTTCTTTAAACCTTACCAGTACTTCTTTAGATATTGTTATTCTAGGAGGAGAGGAACTTTTGCCGAAACAAATTTCATTCCTGAAACAGCTGAATAGGAATATCCGGATATTTAACGAGTATGGCCCTACAGAAGCTACCGTGGCCTGTACTGCTATTTTAATAGAGGATGAGAATGAATTAATTACGGTAGGTTCTCCTGTTGATAATACACAGATTTATATTCTTGATGAACAGTATAATTTGTTGCCGTCAAATGTTCCTGGCGAAATTTTTATTGCCGGAGGATGTCTGGCGGAAGGGTATTTGAATGAAGAAAATACCCGTATGAGTTTCATTGAGCTTCCTACCGATCCTAAAGTAAGAGTTTACAAGTCCGGAGATAAGGGGCTTTTAAATTCCGCCAACAGATTAGTATATATGGGTAGAATCGTTAAGAATGATCAGGTAAAGATTCGTGGATATAGGATTGAACTGAAGGAAATTGAAAAAATATTCTCTGAAATTGAAAATGTTGACAGAGCGATTGCTTTGGTAAAAAAGCTAAATAATGAAGATACGTTAGTCGCTTATTATTTAGCAAAAGAGCGTCTGGATGAAAGAAAGATAAAAGCAGTGTTGACAAGGTACCTGCCAAACCAAATGATTCCCGGAATAATCATCTGGTTAAAAGAGTTTCCGATTAATATTAACGGAAAGGTCGATTATAATTTATTTCCCGATCCGGTGATCAAGAAGAGCAGTTCTTATATCCCTCCTGTGTATGAAATAGAAATAAGACTCGTGGAGATCTGGTCTGATGTCCTGAATATTGAAAAAGAGAATATCGGAGTAAATGACGGTTTTTTTGCGATGGGAGGTAATTCACTGAAGGTTGTTCTGTTGAGTCAGAAAATAGAAGATGCATTTGGTATATCCATTCAGGTCGCTGAACTATTTGACCATGACACGATAAACACTTTTATCAATAAGTTTCTGAAAGACTTCAACAAAAATAATGCAACTGTTAACGCGCTTGATAACCTAGAAAGTTAA